One region of Vescimonas fastidiosa genomic DNA includes:
- a CDS encoding DUF6050 family protein has translation MTRSEAIKAFFFKSVLPVTVALILYCIFKSVCMKNGEIDYVWIWILCGLPFGLHRMCLWIVPSGGSLGGGIALFALNFIIGGVIGGFVLAWRLIVAVWYVPLTVYRLIVG, from the coding sequence ATGACAAGAAGCGAAGCGATCAAAGCATTTTTCTTCAAAAGTGTACTGCCCGTGACCGTGGCACTGATCCTATATTGTATCTTCAAATCCGTCTGCATGAAGAACGGAGAGATTGACTATGTATGGATCTGGATACTCTGCGGGTTGCCGTTTGGCCTCCATCGGATGTGCCTCTGGATCGTGCCGAGCGGCGGCTCCCTTGGTGGAGGGATCGCCTTGTTTGCATTGAACTTTATTATCGGCGGTGTAATCGGCGGTTTCGTTCTGGCCTGGCGGCTTATTGTGGCGGTGTGGTATGTGCCGCTGACGGTGTACCGGCTGATCGTTGGATGA
- a CDS encoding relaxase/mobilization nuclease domain-containing protein, with product MAVTKTHPIKSTLKAAIDYICNPEKTDGKLLVSAYGCAAETADIEFSWTRRHAIDKGTNLGRHLIQAFQPGEVTPEQAHEIGMELAKEILGGKYEFVLTTHIDKDHVHNHLIFNAVSFADHKHYHSNKRSYHYIRRTSDRLCKEHGLSVIIPGQDKGKSYIEHQATQNGTSYKAKLKAAIDRLLPACSNLEELLRRLQREGYEIKRGKYISARAPDQERFTRLKTLGVDYTEEALTARIAGRSRPSRQPKRQDGKISLLIDIQNNIKAQQSAGFTHWAKLNNLKQAAKTMNFLTEHGIGSYGELESKLTALSARRDTAHAEIKRIESRSAELALVMKHAGTYRQLKPLYDRYRRSNDKEKFLRGHEGEIILFEAATRELKRMGAVPLPTTESMKTELANLNAEKERLLAEYKATRAEAQEYETVKQNVDALLTVAKEQEQQRRHELE from the coding sequence ATGGCAGTTACAAAGACACATCCTATCAAGTCAACGCTGAAAGCAGCCATTGACTATATCTGCAACCCGGAGAAAACAGACGGGAAGCTCCTGGTATCCGCCTATGGCTGCGCCGCCGAAACTGCGGATATCGAATTTTCCTGGACCCGCCGCCACGCCATCGACAAGGGAACAAACCTGGGCCGCCACCTGATCCAAGCCTTTCAGCCTGGGGAGGTCACGCCGGAACAGGCCCATGAGATCGGCATGGAACTCGCAAAAGAAATCCTGGGCGGCAAGTATGAGTTTGTCCTTACCACCCACATAGACAAAGATCATGTTCATAACCACCTGATTTTCAATGCGGTCAGCTTTGCGGATCACAAGCATTATCATTCCAACAAGCGGAGTTATCACTATATCCGCCGCACCTCCGACCGGCTTTGCAAGGAACATGGTCTGTCTGTCATTATTCCTGGACAGGACAAGGGCAAGAGCTATATTGAACATCAGGCCACGCAGAACGGCACTAGCTATAAGGCAAAGCTGAAAGCGGCCATCGACCGGCTCCTGCCAGCCTGTTCCAATCTGGAAGAACTGCTTCGCCGCCTGCAGAGAGAAGGTTATGAGATCAAGCGCGGCAAGTATATCTCTGCCAGAGCACCGGATCAGGAACGGTTCACCCGTCTGAAAACGCTGGGGGTTGACTACACCGAAGAAGCCCTTACCGCCCGGATCGCCGGACGATCCAGACCTTCCCGCCAACCGAAACGGCAGGACGGAAAGATCAGCCTGCTCATTGATATCCAGAATAACATCAAAGCACAGCAGAGTGCAGGCTTCACCCATTGGGCGAAGCTGAACAATCTGAAACAGGCCGCCAAGACCATGAATTTCCTGACCGAACACGGAATCGGCAGCTATGGAGAACTGGAAAGCAAATTGACCGCATTATCCGCACGGAGAGATACCGCTCATGCAGAAATCAAGCGGATAGAAAGTAGAAGTGCCGAACTTGCCCTTGTGATGAAGCACGCCGGAACTTACCGTCAGCTAAAGCCGCTTTATGACCGATACCGCAGATCGAATGATAAAGAAAAGTTCCTGCGGGGGCATGAGGGCGAGATCATCCTTTTTGAAGCGGCCACCAGAGAATTGAAACGGATGGGGGCTGTGCCGCTGCCAACAACGGAAAGCATGAAAACGGAGCTTGCCAATCTCAACGCAGAAAAGGAACGGCTCCTTGCTGAATATAAAGCCACAAGAGCCGAAGCCCAGGAATACGAGACCGTCAAGCAAAATGTGGATGCGCTGCTGACCGTTGCAAAGGAACAGGAACAACAGCGGCGGCATGAGCTTGAATAA
- a CDS encoding plasmid mobilization protein: protein MANRKRNIQMKFYVTEDEKRLIDEKMSQLPTRRYGAYLRKMAIDGYIIYTDTADIKAFTKELSAIGRNINQIAKRINAGGPAYQADMDEIRERLDQIWQLQRHILSSQR from the coding sequence ATGGCAAACCGAAAGCGGAATATCCAAATGAAATTCTATGTCACGGAGGATGAAAAACGGCTCATAGACGAAAAAATGAGCCAGCTACCCACACGCAGATATGGCGCCTACCTCCGCAAGATGGCGATTGACGGGTATATCATCTATACTGACACCGCAGATATCAAGGCATTTACCAAAGAGCTTTCCGCCATCGGTCGGAACATCAACCAGATCGCCAAGCGGATCAACGCCGGAGGTCCTGCGTATCAGGCCGACATGGACGAGATACGGGAAAGGCTGGATCAGATATGGCAGTTACAAAGACACATCCTATCAAGTCAACGCTGA
- a CDS encoding helix-turn-helix domain-containing protein, translating to MIYNILENSDAVSGVTLKNSPNSSTLLLDRADGKGRMTFHTLFPGLTLAFIFVNAPVWPESDENSDLKPLLINYCVSGRSELLLDDGSYIYLKENDFCVSEQTAQKEYIFPTRQYQGIKIYFDLPLLLQSCGELLKSFSLDLPTLEENYCGNHKTYINEADSELENIFQNLWRLSERPSAFHLQIYTLELLHRLLNMEIRPPKTCGFYTETQVEIAKRAAQILSDDLRQHIPVRQIAERFSVSETSLKNYFRGVYGQNISTWLRELRMNEAARLLSDTKRLIAEISEQVGYSNQGKFAAVFKKQFGLSPLEYRRSKNLGNI from the coding sequence ATGATATACAACATTTTAGAAAACAGCGATGCTGTTTCTGGTGTGACCTTGAAAAACAGTCCAAATAGCAGCACATTGCTTTTGGATCGGGCAGATGGCAAGGGACGCATGACATTCCATACGCTCTTTCCGGGGCTGACTTTGGCTTTTATTTTTGTAAACGCTCCCGTATGGCCGGAGTCGGATGAAAATTCAGATCTAAAGCCTTTGCTGATTAACTATTGCGTTTCGGGCAGAAGTGAATTGCTTCTGGATGACGGCTCCTACATTTACCTGAAGGAAAATGATTTTTGTGTCAGTGAACAGACCGCACAGAAAGAATATATCTTTCCCACACGGCAATATCAGGGCATAAAAATATACTTTGACCTGCCACTTCTTTTACAGTCCTGCGGTGAACTTTTGAAATCTTTTTCACTTGACCTCCCTACGCTGGAAGAAAATTATTGTGGCAATCATAAGACATATATCAACGAAGCGGATAGTGAACTGGAAAATATATTTCAAAACCTCTGGCGGCTATCCGAAAGACCCTCTGCCTTCCATTTGCAAATCTATACTCTTGAACTTCTCCACCGGCTTCTTAACATGGAAATCCGGCCTCCGAAAACTTGCGGCTTCTACACGGAAACACAGGTTGAAATTGCAAAAAGGGCGGCACAAATCCTTTCTGATGACCTTCGCCAGCACATCCCTGTAAGACAGATTGCAGAACGATTTTCGGTCAGTGAAACCAGCCTGAAAAATTATTTTAGAGGCGTATATGGACAGAATATATCCACCTGGCTGCGGGAACTCCGTATGAACGAAGCCGCAAGGCTTCTTTCGGACACAAAGCGTCTGATTGCCGAAATATCCGAACAGGTCGGCTACTCTAATCAAGGAAAATTTGCAGCCGTGTTCAAAAAGCAGTTTGGTCTTTCTCCGCTGGAATACCGGCGGTCAAAGAATTTGGGAAATATATAA
- a CDS encoding MptD family putative ECF transporter S component → MNNKLQGKDLINIGIFTAIYFIVIFAAASIGFIPIFIPLISVIVPLVGGIPMMLFFSKIKKFGMLTICGVLLGIIMLLTGMGWWCIPTGLIFGLISDFMMKACDYKNAKREVLIHGVFSMWVIGAFIPIVVTRDAYYQSLLPGYGQEYADTLMAYMPDWILPVLLIAAFVSGLVGGLIGRKIFKKHFERAGIV, encoded by the coding sequence ATGAACAACAAATTGCAAGGAAAGGATCTCATCAATATCGGTATTTTCACGGCGATTTATTTTATCGTCATTTTCGCTGCGGCGTCCATCGGTTTTATCCCGATTTTCATTCCGCTTATCAGCGTGATCGTGCCGCTTGTGGGCGGTATTCCGATGATGTTGTTCTTCTCCAAAATCAAAAAATTCGGTATGCTTACCATCTGCGGGGTGCTGCTCGGTATCATTATGTTGCTGACCGGCATGGGCTGGTGGTGCATCCCTACCGGGCTGATTTTCGGGCTGATTTCCGATTTTATGATGAAAGCCTGTGACTACAAGAACGCCAAGCGTGAAGTGCTGATCCACGGCGTTTTTTCCATGTGGGTAATCGGGGCGTTTATTCCCATCGTTGTGACGCGTGACGCTTACTACCAGAGCCTGCTCCCCGGCTACGGTCAGGAATATGCCGACACGCTCATGGCTTATATGCCCGACTGGATTTTGCCTGTACTGCTTATTGCTGCTTTCGTCAGTGGTCTTGTCGGCGGCCTGATCGGACGGAAGATTTTCAAAAAGCACTTTGAGCGGGCGGGAATTGTGTAA
- a CDS encoding energy-coupling factor transporter transmembrane component T, producing the protein MSRELLASQKNNSGILLDPRTKLAVLITIAVFILGGSYEGIMQYYIIVLAAIPLLLLSAARKWKGAVLYILIFGGSLCLEMFGLSRLTGVANYIAVAVVGILLRFTPSVVMGYFVVTTTTVSEFVAAMERLHLPQQITIPMSVMFRFFPTVAEEWSAIGDAMRMRGVRFGGGKAGTILEYRIVPMMICSVKIGEELSQAALTRGLGGPVKRTNICKLGFHVQDVIFLLICLGAFAAQIYVLAARG; encoded by the coding sequence ATGAGCCGCGAACTTCTTGCAAGTCAAAAAAACAATAGCGGAATTTTATTAGACCCCCGGACAAAACTGGCGGTACTGATTACCATAGCTGTCTTTATTTTAGGCGGTTCGTATGAAGGTATCATGCAGTATTACATCATCGTGTTGGCAGCGATCCCGCTGTTACTTTTGTCAGCGGCCAGAAAATGGAAAGGCGCTGTTCTCTATATCCTGATTTTTGGAGGCAGTCTGTGCCTGGAAATGTTCGGCCTGTCCCGACTGACCGGCGTAGCAAACTACATCGCGGTAGCCGTCGTTGGTATTCTTCTGCGGTTCACCCCCAGCGTGGTCATGGGATATTTCGTGGTAACTACAACCACGGTCAGCGAATTTGTTGCGGCGATGGAACGGCTCCACCTGCCGCAGCAGATCACCATTCCTATGTCTGTGATGTTTCGCTTCTTTCCCACGGTTGCGGAAGAATGGAGCGCCATTGGGGACGCCATGCGGATGCGTGGCGTCCGCTTTGGCGGTGGTAAAGCTGGTACGATTTTAGAGTATCGGATTGTTCCCATGATGATCTGCTCCGTCAAAATCGGGGAGGAACTGTCCCAGGCAGCCCTTACGCGGGGATTGGGAGGCCCGGTAAAACGGACGAATATCTGTAAGCTGGGTTTTCATGTGCAGGATGTTATTTTCCTGCTGATCTGTCTGGGAGCATTTGCAGCGCAAATCTATGTGCTTGCCGCAAGGGGGTGA
- a CDS encoding ABC transporter ATP-binding protein: MIECQDVSFSYPASTLPDSERQAGGALKHISCTIEDGSFVLLCGTSGCGKTTMTRLFNGLIPHYHEGTYTGSVYLDGKDTRDLSLFDISLKVGSVFQNPRSQFFNVDTTSELAFGPENHGIAEDLVRDRVKRVAAQLKLEPLLDRSIFSLSGGEKQKIACGSAAAIDPDIYVLDEPSSNLDAYAIADFRQLLFTLKSQGKTIIISEHRLYYLSGLFDRVLYLKDGEIDGDYTAEEFCGLSAKQRDDMGLRPLDLAGLSEVEGPPQRTNEAVWTIKNVSFAYKHEPETLHITETSFPSGSATAIIGHNGAGKSTFARCLCGLEKHFKGTVQDQSKNYSRKERLKLCYMVMQDVNHQLFTESVLDEILLSMRTEDKQRAREILQEMDLLPYEDCHPMGLSGGQKQRVAVASAIASERPLILFDEPTSGLDLFHMRQVANVVNQVANTGRTALVVTHDPEFILRCCNYVLHLENGQIQESYSIEDSDGRKRLLKFFLSDMKKEVSTE; encoded by the coding sequence ATGATTGAATGTCAAGATGTGTCCTTTTCTTATCCTGCCAGTACCCTTCCCGACAGTGAGAGGCAGGCCGGTGGCGCTTTGAAACATATTTCCTGCACTATTGAGGACGGTTCTTTTGTCCTGCTCTGCGGGACTTCCGGCTGTGGGAAAACAACCATGACCCGGTTGTTTAACGGCTTGATCCCCCATTATCATGAGGGGACTTATACCGGCTCCGTCTATCTGGATGGAAAGGATACCCGTGACCTGTCACTGTTTGATATTTCTCTGAAAGTCGGTTCTGTATTTCAAAATCCGCGTTCTCAGTTTTTCAATGTGGACACGACCAGCGAACTGGCTTTCGGCCCAGAGAATCACGGCATAGCGGAAGATCTTGTGCGTGACCGTGTAAAGCGTGTAGCTGCACAGCTAAAGTTGGAGCCGCTGCTTGATAGAAGTATTTTTTCTTTGTCCGGCGGTGAAAAGCAAAAAATCGCCTGCGGATCGGCAGCGGCGATTGACCCGGATATTTATGTGCTTGATGAGCCATCATCCAACCTTGACGCATACGCTATCGCTGATTTCCGGCAGCTTCTCTTTACTTTGAAATCGCAGGGAAAGACCATCATCATCTCTGAACACCGGCTGTATTATCTGTCCGGCCTCTTTGACCGTGTCCTGTACCTGAAAGATGGAGAAATTGACGGTGATTATACAGCAGAGGAATTTTGCGGCCTGTCGGCAAAACAGCGCGACGATATGGGATTGCGTCCTCTTGACCTTGCGGGGCTTTCAGAAGTTGAAGGCCCGCCGCAGAGAACGAATGAGGCGGTTTGGACGATAAAGAATGTATCTTTCGCCTATAAGCATGAGCCGGAAACCTTGCATATAACGGAAACCTCTTTCCCATCCGGCAGCGCCACGGCCATCATCGGACATAATGGTGCTGGAAAATCCACATTTGCCCGGTGTCTATGCGGATTGGAAAAGCACTTCAAAGGAACGGTGCAGGATCAGAGCAAGAACTATTCCAGAAAAGAACGATTGAAACTCTGCTATATGGTCATGCAGGATGTAAACCACCAGCTCTTTACTGAAAGTGTTCTGGATGAAATTCTGCTCAGTATGAGAACTGAGGATAAGCAGAGGGCAAGAGAAATCTTGCAGGAGATGGATCTGCTGCCTTATGAGGACTGCCACCCGATGGGACTGTCCGGCGGCCAAAAGCAGCGCGTGGCGGTTGCCTCTGCGATTGCTTCGGAGCGCCCTCTGATTTTATTCGATGAACCGACCAGCGGTCTTGACCTGTTTCACATGAGGCAGGTTGCCAATGTTGTTAATCAGGTGGCGAATACTGGAAGAACTGCGCTTGTGGTAACGCATGACCCGGAATTTATTCTACGCTGCTGCAATTATGTCCTTCACTTAGAAAACGGGCAAATTCAGGAAAGTTATTCCATAGAGGACAGCGATGGCCGAAAACGCCTGCTAAAGTTTTTTCTGAGTGATATGAAGAAGGAGGTGTCCACAGAATGA
- a CDS encoding ABC transporter ATP-binding protein, protein MKEEKKDSPIGTLWGWGKPYHGKFIGSIILAVLGVACQMVPYFCVAHIVTMMLSGEQNFSRYVTAGIIALCGYFGKVLFSCLSTTISHTATYYTLRDLRENITAKLARVPMGTILDTPSGQYKTTIVDRVEGMESTFAHLLPEMTANVLVPLVIVVYLFVMDWRMALLSLVTLVVGLAVMSAGMKNYPVKWEGAVKAGKQMANAIVEYIGGIEVVKAFSQSAGSYKKYSDAVNYNANYYVDWMRENQKTMSAYNAILPSVLICVLPCGFAFWLSGSLELSTFLSIVIFSLGLIGPIIAAFTFTDDLAVLGTNVEEISQLLNAEELNHKETPIKLENTGISLRSVSFSYDGTTEVLHDVNLAIHPGTMTALVGPSGSGKSTVAKLIAGYWDVTSGSITLGGHELKDMPLSEIADQISYVSQDNYLFNRSIRENIRMGRPSATDAEVEQAAKQSGCDAFIRKLDNGYDTVVGSAGSHLSGGERQRIAIARAMLKNAPVVILDEATAYIDPENEALVQKAISTLTVGKTLIVIAHRLSTIVGADNIVVVKDGNIHAQGTHEKLLETCPLYRDMWQAHIGAKDQM, encoded by the coding sequence ATGAAGGAGGAAAAGAAAGACTCACCCATAGGAACTTTATGGGGATGGGGCAAACCCTATCACGGGAAATTCATCGGCAGTATTATCCTTGCAGTATTAGGCGTGGCCTGCCAGATGGTGCCCTATTTCTGCGTGGCGCATATTGTCACAATGATGTTGTCTGGGGAACAGAATTTTTCCCGCTATGTGACCGCTGGTATTATTGCACTGTGCGGCTACTTTGGGAAGGTGCTGTTTTCCTGTCTTTCTACAACGATTTCCCACACAGCGACCTATTACACGCTGCGTGATCTGCGGGAGAATATCACCGCAAAGCTGGCTCGCGTCCCGATGGGGACGATTTTAGATACTCCGTCCGGCCAGTATAAAACGACGATTGTTGACCGGGTTGAAGGCATGGAATCGACCTTCGCACACCTGCTCCCGGAAATGACCGCAAATGTGCTGGTGCCTTTGGTGATTGTCGTATATCTGTTCGTTATGGACTGGCGCATGGCGCTCCTGTCCCTTGTTACGCTGGTGGTGGGCCTTGCTGTCATGTCCGCCGGTATGAAGAATTATCCCGTCAAATGGGAGGGCGCGGTTAAAGCGGGAAAGCAGATGGCAAACGCCATTGTAGAATACATCGGCGGGATTGAGGTGGTAAAGGCGTTCAGCCAATCCGCCGGTTCCTACAAAAAATATTCTGACGCGGTGAATTATAACGCCAACTACTATGTGGACTGGATGCGGGAAAACCAGAAAACCATGAGCGCCTACAACGCCATCCTGCCCTCAGTGCTGATTTGCGTGCTGCCCTGCGGTTTTGCATTCTGGCTCTCCGGCAGTCTGGAGCTTTCCACCTTCCTGTCCATTGTGATTTTCTCGCTGGGGCTGATTGGGCCGATTATTGCGGCCTTTACCTTTACGGACGATTTGGCTGTACTGGGGACAAATGTGGAAGAAATCAGCCAGCTTCTGAACGCCGAAGAACTAAACCATAAAGAAACGCCGATCAAGCTGGAAAATACCGGCATTTCTCTTAGGTCTGTGTCGTTTTCCTATGACGGGACAACAGAGGTTTTGCATGATGTGAATCTCGCCATCCACCCCGGAACCATGACCGCTCTTGTAGGGCCGTCCGGCTCCGGCAAGTCTACGGTGGCGAAGCTGATTGCCGGGTATTGGGATGTTACATCCGGCAGCATTACCCTCGGCGGCCATGAGCTGAAGGATATGCCGCTGTCTGAAATTGCAGACCAGATTTCCTATGTATCTCAGGACAACTACCTGTTTAACCGCAGTATCCGGGAGAATATCCGCATGGGAAGACCCAGTGCCACGGACGCAGAGGTGGAGCAGGCAGCCAAACAAAGCGGCTGCGACGCCTTTATCCGCAAGCTGGATAATGGCTATGATACGGTTGTCGGCAGCGCCGGTTCCCATCTTTCCGGCGGTGAACGCCAGCGGATTGCCATCGCCCGCGCCATGCTGAAAAATGCGCCGGTTGTCATTTTGGACGAGGCAACTGCCTATATCGACCCAGAGAATGAGGCGCTGGTGCAGAAAGCCATTTCCACTTTGACTGTCGGCAAGACCCTGATTGTGATCGCACACCGGCTGTCTACCATTGTTGGCGCAGATAACATCGTTGTGGTGAAGGATGGAAACATCCACGCACAGGGTACGCATGAGAAGCTGCTGGAAACCTGCCCCCTCTACCGGGATATGTGGCAGGCGCACATCGGCGCGAAAGACCAGATGTAA
- a CDS encoding ABC transporter ATP-binding protein: MYGTLKKIFAFAGSKKGLLKKSLLFSFLSGLFSAMQFAALFVVIGALVSDNRDGKFIWLSLGIMAVSLIGRIITTYFSTMEQTETGYCMVAEKRIHIGDRLRYIPMGYFNKNSIGNITAIVTTTLGDVENSAARVLVSVLGGFFNSVALVIVLLVFDWRIGLVAVAGVLIYLAAAELALRKSAALSGVRQHTQESLVESVLEYIQGMGIVKAFGLERDSTQSIGSAIKASCRDNLKLTKASVPYDAIKQAVVRVFSVLLLLASVWFWLDGSLSLAYGLILVIASFMVFNDLENAGNMASLLQMLAASMDTANSIDDTPVMDEKGADITPKSSEIVFDKVDFSYADRKILDQVSFTIPEKTTTAIVGPSGAGKTTMCNLIARFWDVNAGKITIGGTDVRDFKLDSLMKNISMVFQSVYLFADTIENNIKFGCPDATHEQVVEAAKKACCHDFISALPDGYDTVIGEGGGTLSGGEKQRISIARAILKDAPIIILDEATSSVDPENEDELQRAIEALTHDKTIIMIAHRLKTVRNADQILVLDNAHIVQRGTHAELIQQKGLYADFVSARQEAIGWKLAQ, from the coding sequence ATGTATGGAACATTGAAAAAAATCTTTGCTTTTGCAGGCAGCAAAAAGGGGCTTCTAAAAAAATCCCTGTTATTCTCATTCCTGTCCGGGCTGTTTTCAGCCATGCAGTTTGCCGCCCTCTTTGTAGTGATCGGCGCGCTGGTATCTGACAACCGGGACGGAAAGTTTATCTGGCTTTCGCTGGGGATTATGGCCGTTTCCCTCATTGGGCGTATTATTACGACCTATTTCTCCACGATGGAGCAAACGGAAACCGGCTATTGCATGGTGGCGGAAAAGCGTATCCACATCGGAGATCGGCTGCGCTACATCCCGATGGGCTACTTCAACAAGAATAGTATCGGGAACATTACCGCCATTGTCACAACAACTTTGGGCGATGTAGAGAACTCAGCAGCCCGTGTCCTGGTGTCAGTGCTGGGCGGTTTTTTCAACTCGGTTGCCCTTGTCATCGTCCTGTTGGTATTTGACTGGCGGATCGGTCTTGTGGCCGTTGCTGGTGTCCTGATTTACCTTGCGGCGGCGGAACTGGCGCTTCGCAAATCTGCCGCGCTCAGCGGGGTACGCCAGCACACACAGGAGTCCCTTGTGGAGTCTGTGTTGGAGTACATTCAGGGGATGGGGATTGTCAAAGCATTTGGACTGGAACGGGACAGCACGCAGTCTATCGGCAGTGCAATTAAGGCGAGCTGCCGAGATAACCTGAAATTGACAAAGGCCAGCGTTCCCTATGACGCCATCAAACAGGCCGTTGTCCGGGTGTTTAGCGTCCTGTTGCTTTTGGCCTCGGTCTGGTTCTGGCTGGACGGCTCCCTGTCGCTGGCCTACGGCTTGATTTTGGTGATTGCTTCTTTCATGGTGTTCAACGATTTGGAGAACGCCGGGAATATGGCCTCTCTGCTACAAATGCTGGCGGCCTCGATGGATACGGCAAACTCCATTGATGACACGCCGGTGATGGACGAGAAAGGCGCTGACATTACGCCGAAGTCCAGCGAGATCGTGTTTGACAAGGTGGATTTTTCCTACGCAGACCGCAAGATATTAGATCAGGTCAGCTTTACCATTCCCGAAAAAACGACTACGGCCATTGTCGGCCCTTCCGGGGCAGGAAAGACAACGATGTGCAACCTGATTGCCCGTTTTTGGGATGTGAATGCCGGGAAGATTACCATAGGCGGTACGGATGTACGGGATTTTAAGCTGGACAGCCTGATGAAGAATATCTCGATGGTGTTCCAGAGCGTATACCTCTTTGCAGATACGATTGAGAACAATATCAAGTTTGGCTGCCCGGACGCCACCCATGAGCAGGTGGTTGAGGCGGCGAAGAAGGCTTGCTGCCATGACTTTATTTCTGCCCTGCCGGATGGCTATGACACTGTGATTGGCGAGGGCGGCGGCACTCTGTCTGGCGGCGAGAAACAGCGGATTTCCATCGCCCGCGCCATACTGAAGGACGCACCCATCATCATTTTGGACGAGGCGACAAGCAGTGTTGACCCGGAAAATGAGGATGAATTGCAGCGGGCTATTGAGGCGCTGACCCATGACAAGACTATCATCATGATTGCCCACCGGCTGAAAACCGTCCGCAACGCCGATCAGATCCTTGTACTGGACAACGCTCATATCGTCCAGCGCGGCACTCATGCGGAGCTGATCCAGCAGAAGGGCCTGTATGCCGACTTTGTATCGGCCAGACAGGAGGCCATCGGCTGGAAGTTGGCTCAGTAA
- a CDS encoding metal-dependent transcriptional regulator, whose translation MKLHASGEDYLETILVLQKKLGMVRSVDVARHLEVTKPSVCHAVATLREGGFLTMDSGYFLHLTDVGREVAEQIYEKHRFFTDRLIEAGVDPVTAEKDACRMEHIISQESFEHLKNAYKTKKE comes from the coding sequence ATGAAACTTCATGCGTCCGGGGAGGACTACCTGGAAACCATCCTTGTTCTCCAAAAGAAACTCGGTATGGTGCGCTCCGTGGATGTCGCCCGGCACTTGGAGGTCACAAAGCCCAGCGTGTGCCATGCGGTGGCGACCCTGCGTGAAGGTGGCTTCCTGACAATGGACAGCGGCTATTTCCTTCACCTGACCGATGTGGGCCGTGAAGTGGCGGAGCAGATCTACGAAAAGCACCGCTTCTTTACCGACCGGCTGATCGAGGCTGGCGTAGACCCGGTAACGGCGGAAAAGGACGCCTGCCGGATGGAGCATATCATCAGCCAGGAGTCCTTCGAGCATCTGAAAAATGCTTACAAAACAAAAAAAGAATAA
- a CDS encoding helix-turn-helix domain-containing protein — translation MNNPLDLFAWKVRSERKRQHLTQKQLAERLGMNPRTIIDLETCQSNPKFETVVLVAKELNISVDAAIFPEMVNQTVSKTVVDFFAGKSEAEIEKFIALCKQAEAFQKDE, via the coding sequence GTGAACAATCCGCTGGATCTATTTGCATGGAAGGTGCGGTCAGAACGGAAGCGCCAGCATCTGACGCAGAAGCAGTTAGCTGAACGCCTCGGTATGAACCCCCGCACGATCATAGATTTGGAGACCTGCCAGAGTAATCCGAAATTTGAAACGGTGGTCCTTGTCGCCAAAGAACTGAATATCAGCGTAGACGCCGCCATTTTCCCGGAAATGGTAAATCAGACAGTCTCGAAAACAGTCGTGGACTTCTTTGCCGGGAAAAGCGAAGCAGAGATCGAAAAATTTATCGCGCTCTGCAAACAGGCGGAAGCCTTCCAGAAAGACGAGTAA
- a CDS encoding sigma-70 family RNA polymerase sigma factor, with the protein MKPDRHYEHKQYAFDSYCKKVLKCEACNGYRQISRHQKRFTSLEELSEAEMAQLAVYDRYPWEYTTFPVGGGVILIEDDGLAEALLGLSQEDREIFMMHWFLRMTDAQIARYINMPRRTVNTRRHKAYRLLTELMGGEADD; encoded by the coding sequence TTGAAACCTGACCGCCACTACGAGCACAAGCAGTACGCCTTTGATAGCTACTGCAAGAAGGTGCTGAAATGCGAGGCGTGCAACGGCTATCGCCAGATCAGCCGGCACCAGAAGCGTTTCACATCTTTGGAAGAACTGTCCGAGGCAGAAATGGCCCAGCTTGCGGTATATGACCGCTACCCGTGGGAATACACGACCTTCCCTGTGGGAGGGGGCGTGATTCTGATCGAGGATGACGGGCTGGCCGAGGCGCTTCTGGGGCTGTCCCAGGAGGACCGGGAAATCTTTATGATGCACTGGTTCCTGCGGATGACCGACGCACAGATCGCCAGGTACATAAACATGCCCCGCCGGACGGTCAATACCCGCAGGCATAAAGCCTATCGGCTGCTGACAGAGCTGATGGGAGGTGAAGCGGATGACTAA